The Thunnus thynnus chromosome 2, fThuThy2.1, whole genome shotgun sequence genome includes a region encoding these proteins:
- the znf131 gene encoding zinc finger protein 131 isoform X1, whose protein sequence is MAAEADGGSEFPAHYKVMMDKLNEQRQLDQFTDITLIVDGHQFRAHKAVLAACSQFFHKFFQDFTQEPLVEIEGVSNMAFRQLMEFTYTATLAVAGEEEAYDVWKAAEYLQMQEAIKALNNKINENPSVTTKNQGKKRKIAETSNVITETLPSVDGEQVEIEVIGEGAIEVEESGLEEVVDAAKNAQAASDDSALALLADITSKYQQGEPALQVIKKGGIEEQEVVYQEETVTASKVLENVEVVEVQISQVDNVFRCTKCDRSFKLYYHLKQHLKTHLGMLEKPHVCNHCGKAYTREGALKQHISTFHFDAEELSRNQKPQKKVHVCEYCKKHFDHFGHFKEHLRKHTGEKPYECPDCHERFARNSTLKCHMAACQNGAGAKKGRKKLYECQVCSSVFNSWDQFKDHLVSHTGVKPNHCTMCDLWFTHTKDLKAHLKDVHSIEELVITDSPATAALTIATQNIEGAETVLLDDGIQVEHVTVEPVDVMEMGETTTVVVEDGGVAEMCEEDVERLKQAGLQIQVVHVTTTEVDGQQVVNSQVEVEMEGGTVNVEEAEQAVAV, encoded by the exons ATGGCGGCTGAGGCGGACGGAGGCAGTGAGTTCCCGGCCCATTACAAAGTCATGATGGACAAACTTAATGAACAACGGCAGTTAGACCAGTTTACAGACATTACCTTGATTGTGGATG GACACCAGTTCAGAGCCCATAAAGCAGTGTTGGCAGCGTGCAGTCAGTTTTTCCACAAGTTCTTCCAGGATTTTACCCAGGAGCCACTGGTGGAGATTGAAG GAGTGAGTAACATGGCCTTTCGCCAGCTGATGGAGTTCACATACACAGCTACACTAGCTGTAGCTGGAGAAGAGGAGGCCTACGATGTCTGGAAGGCTGCTGAATACCTCCAGATGCAGGAAGCCATCAAGGCACTCAACAATAA GATAAATGAGAATCCCTCGGTGACAACGAAGAACCAAGGTAAAAAGAGGAAGATTGCTGAGACATCTAATGTGATTACAGAAACCTTACCCTCAGTGGATGGGGAACAG GTGGAGATTGAAGTGATAGGGGAAGGCGCTATTGAGGTGGAGGAGTCAGGACTGGAGGAGGTGGTTGATGCAGCGAAGAACGCCCAGGCTGCGTCAGATGACTCTGCTTTGGCTCTGCTTGCTGACATAACCAGCAAGTATCAGCAAGGGGAACCTGCGCTACAGGTCATCAAGAAAGGAGGAATAGAAGAG CAGGAGGTCGTGTATCAGGAAGAAACAGTGACTGCTTCCAAGGTGCTGGAGAACGTGGAGGTCGTAGAGGTCCAGATTTCTCAAGTGGACAACGTGTTCCGCTGCACCAAGTGTGACCGCAGCTTCAAGTTGTACTACCACCTCAAACAGCACTTGAAAACACACCTGGGCATGCTGGAAAAGCCCCATGTGTGCAACCACTGCGGTAAAGCCTACACGCGGGAGGGCGCCTTAAAGCAGCACATCAGCACGTTTCATTTCGATGCCGAGGAGCTGTCTCGAAACCAGAAACCCCAAAAGAAAGTGCATGTTTGTGAATACTGTAAGAAGCACTTTGACCACTTCGGCCACTTTAAGGAGCACCTGAGGAAGCACACTG gtGAAAAGCCTTATGAGTGTCCAGATTGTCATGAGCGTTTTGCAAGAAACAGCACACTGAAGTGCCATATGGCAGCCTGTCAGAATGGGGCTGGAGCCAAGAAAGGACGCAAAAAACTCTATGAATGCCAG GTCTGCAGTAGTGTGTTCAACAGCTGGGACCAGTTCAAAGACCACCTAGTGAGCCACACAGGGGTCAAGCCCAATCACTGCACCATGTGCGACTTGTGGTTCACCCACACCAAAGACCTGAAGGCCCATCTCAAAGATGTTCATTCGATCGAAGAACTGGTAATCACCGACTCTCCTGCCACCGCAGCCCTCACCATAGCCACACAGAACATAGAGGGAGCAGAAACAGTCCTGTTGGACGACGGAATCCAGGTGGAACACGTCACAGTGGAACCCGTAGATGTGATGGAGATGGGGGAAACCACAACAGTTGTGGTGGAGGACGGAGGAGTGGCTGAGATGTGTGAGGAGGATGTGGAGAGATTAAAGCAGGCTGGGTTGCAAATCCAAGTGGTGCACGTTACTACAACCGAAGTAGACGGGCAGCAGGTGGTGAACTCTCAGGTGGAAGTAGAGATGGAGGGTGGGACGGTGAACGTTGAGGAAGCAGAACAAGCAGTGGCtgtatga
- the znf131 gene encoding zinc finger protein 131 isoform X2, with amino-acid sequence MAAEADGGSEFPAHYKVMMDKLNEQRQLDQFTDITLIVDGHQFRAHKAVLAACSQFFHKFFQDFTQEPLVEIEGVSNMAFRQLMEFTYTATLAVAGEEEAYDVWKAAEYLQMQEAIKALNNKINENPSVTTKNQGKKRKIAETSNVITETLPSVDGEQVEIEVIGEGAIEVEESGLEEVVDAAKNAQAASDDSALALLADITSKYQQGEPALQVIKKGGIEEEVVYQEETVTASKVLENVEVVEVQISQVDNVFRCTKCDRSFKLYYHLKQHLKTHLGMLEKPHVCNHCGKAYTREGALKQHISTFHFDAEELSRNQKPQKKVHVCEYCKKHFDHFGHFKEHLRKHTGEKPYECPDCHERFARNSTLKCHMAACQNGAGAKKGRKKLYECQVCSSVFNSWDQFKDHLVSHTGVKPNHCTMCDLWFTHTKDLKAHLKDVHSIEELVITDSPATAALTIATQNIEGAETVLLDDGIQVEHVTVEPVDVMEMGETTTVVVEDGGVAEMCEEDVERLKQAGLQIQVVHVTTTEVDGQQVVNSQVEVEMEGGTVNVEEAEQAVAV; translated from the exons ATGGCGGCTGAGGCGGACGGAGGCAGTGAGTTCCCGGCCCATTACAAAGTCATGATGGACAAACTTAATGAACAACGGCAGTTAGACCAGTTTACAGACATTACCTTGATTGTGGATG GACACCAGTTCAGAGCCCATAAAGCAGTGTTGGCAGCGTGCAGTCAGTTTTTCCACAAGTTCTTCCAGGATTTTACCCAGGAGCCACTGGTGGAGATTGAAG GAGTGAGTAACATGGCCTTTCGCCAGCTGATGGAGTTCACATACACAGCTACACTAGCTGTAGCTGGAGAAGAGGAGGCCTACGATGTCTGGAAGGCTGCTGAATACCTCCAGATGCAGGAAGCCATCAAGGCACTCAACAATAA GATAAATGAGAATCCCTCGGTGACAACGAAGAACCAAGGTAAAAAGAGGAAGATTGCTGAGACATCTAATGTGATTACAGAAACCTTACCCTCAGTGGATGGGGAACAG GTGGAGATTGAAGTGATAGGGGAAGGCGCTATTGAGGTGGAGGAGTCAGGACTGGAGGAGGTGGTTGATGCAGCGAAGAACGCCCAGGCTGCGTCAGATGACTCTGCTTTGGCTCTGCTTGCTGACATAACCAGCAAGTATCAGCAAGGGGAACCTGCGCTACAGGTCATCAAGAAAGGAGGAATAGAAGAG GAGGTCGTGTATCAGGAAGAAACAGTGACTGCTTCCAAGGTGCTGGAGAACGTGGAGGTCGTAGAGGTCCAGATTTCTCAAGTGGACAACGTGTTCCGCTGCACCAAGTGTGACCGCAGCTTCAAGTTGTACTACCACCTCAAACAGCACTTGAAAACACACCTGGGCATGCTGGAAAAGCCCCATGTGTGCAACCACTGCGGTAAAGCCTACACGCGGGAGGGCGCCTTAAAGCAGCACATCAGCACGTTTCATTTCGATGCCGAGGAGCTGTCTCGAAACCAGAAACCCCAAAAGAAAGTGCATGTTTGTGAATACTGTAAGAAGCACTTTGACCACTTCGGCCACTTTAAGGAGCACCTGAGGAAGCACACTG gtGAAAAGCCTTATGAGTGTCCAGATTGTCATGAGCGTTTTGCAAGAAACAGCACACTGAAGTGCCATATGGCAGCCTGTCAGAATGGGGCTGGAGCCAAGAAAGGACGCAAAAAACTCTATGAATGCCAG GTCTGCAGTAGTGTGTTCAACAGCTGGGACCAGTTCAAAGACCACCTAGTGAGCCACACAGGGGTCAAGCCCAATCACTGCACCATGTGCGACTTGTGGTTCACCCACACCAAAGACCTGAAGGCCCATCTCAAAGATGTTCATTCGATCGAAGAACTGGTAATCACCGACTCTCCTGCCACCGCAGCCCTCACCATAGCCACACAGAACATAGAGGGAGCAGAAACAGTCCTGTTGGACGACGGAATCCAGGTGGAACACGTCACAGTGGAACCCGTAGATGTGATGGAGATGGGGGAAACCACAACAGTTGTGGTGGAGGACGGAGGAGTGGCTGAGATGTGTGAGGAGGATGTGGAGAGATTAAAGCAGGCTGGGTTGCAAATCCAAGTGGTGCACGTTACTACAACCGAAGTAGACGGGCAGCAGGTGGTGAACTCTCAGGTGGAAGTAGAGATGGAGGGTGGGACGGTGAACGTTGAGGAAGCAGAACAAGCAGTGGCtgtatga